In one window of Coralliovum pocilloporae DNA:
- a CDS encoding MOSC domain-containing protein — protein sequence MILRPTSITGRVECLLVNRDREQDFAVDRIDEVSVTYAGFEGEAHGGLTRPSCVRVKRQYPVGTEIRNTRQISIVSQEEMASVASTIEIPGIEPEWVWANLVLSGIPDFTLVPPSSRLIFENGVSLVCDMENEPCRYPASLIEQKHPGKGMGFPKAAINKRGVTAWVEREGMLKIGETCTLHIPPQRIYEPALKKRG from the coding sequence GTGATTTTACGCCCGACGTCGATTACAGGCCGAGTTGAGTGTCTGCTGGTCAACCGTGACCGGGAACAGGATTTTGCTGTTGACCGGATCGATGAAGTCTCTGTCACCTATGCAGGTTTTGAAGGAGAGGCGCATGGTGGATTGACCCGTCCATCCTGTGTGAGGGTGAAGAGGCAATATCCGGTGGGTACGGAAATTCGTAACACGCGTCAGATTTCCATTGTTTCTCAGGAAGAAATGGCAAGCGTGGCCTCGACGATTGAGATTCCCGGCATTGAGCCTGAATGGGTCTGGGCCAATCTGGTTCTGTCGGGTATTCCGGATTTCACACTGGTTCCACCTTCTTCCCGCCTGATTTTCGAGAATGGTGTTTCTCTTGTCTGTGATATGGAGAATGAGCCTTGCCGTTATCCGGCATCTTTGATTGAGCAGAAACATCCCGGTAAGGGAATGGGCTTTCCCAAAGCGGCCATTAACAAGCGCGGGGTCACAGCCTGGGTTGAGCGGGAAGGTATGCTGAAAATCGGGGAAACCTGCACCTTGCATATCCCACCGCAGCGCATCTATGAACCTGCGCTCAAGAAACGCGGATAG
- a CDS encoding sarcosine oxidase subunit gamma encodes MANSAALSAASPRSPLAHLTTLMENGSSAKVSLREEAFLVQLNVRGNADDPAFVSAFQGTTGLDLPVEPNTTSRSGRRIAVWLGPDEWGIVAPEEDAALMGALISAFGDQHVSVVDLSDNRTTLSLSGEAAWTVMNKGCPLDIDPVCWSVGKSAQTVYSRAQVLIIQTGDEPEFKLFVRNSFAEYLARFLLENMREFA; translated from the coding sequence ATGGCTAATTCAGCAGCATTGTCGGCCGCATCTCCGCGGTCTCCACTGGCCCATCTGACGACGCTGATGGAAAATGGTTCATCTGCAAAGGTCAGCCTTCGGGAAGAGGCGTTCCTGGTTCAGCTGAACGTACGTGGCAATGCCGATGATCCGGCATTTGTCTCTGCTTTCCAGGGTACGACTGGCCTTGATCTGCCGGTTGAGCCGAATACGACGTCCCGGTCTGGTCGTCGCATCGCTGTCTGGCTTGGTCCAGACGAATGGGGCATTGTTGCTCCTGAAGAAGATGCAGCGCTCATGGGTGCACTGATTTCCGCTTTCGGCGATCAGCATGTTTCCGTTGTGGACCTGTCAGATAACCGCACCACGCTCAGCCTTTCAGGAGAAGCTGCCTGGACGGTGATGAACAAGGGCTGTCCGCTGGATATTGATCCGGTGTGCTGGTCTGTCGGAAAATCGGCACAGACCGTTTATTCCCGTGCACAGGTTCTCATCATCCAGACCGGTGATGAACCTGAGTTCAAGCTGTTTGTCCGGAATTCCTTTGCGGAATATCTGGCACGCTTTCTGCTCGAGAATATGCGGGAATTTGCCTGA
- a CDS encoding sarcosine oxidase subunit alpha, with translation MTQSYRIEEGGRIDRTKSLSFTFNGESYQGYEGDTLASALLANGVHLVARSFKYHRPRGIMSAGTEEPNAMVQLRTGDRTEPNPKATQIELFNGLVATSVNCWPSVNFDVQAINGVFHRFFAAGFYYKTMFGSPWLWHNVLEPAIQRAAGWGVAPKDPDPDYYDHIHRHCDVLVVGAGPSGLQAALAAAKTGARVVIADEQQEFGGYLLNVNRTVDGKAGSDWAAEVAAELDAMDNVIVLKRTTVFGYFDHNYLIGLERRLDHTSEASSPDNVRQRVWHFRAKRVVLATGAHERPLVFADNDRPGVMLASGAQTYANRFGVLAGKKPVVFTNNDGAYEAALDMKAAGAEIVAIVDTRKNPTGAFVEQARAAGIRIMDGYGVVTTNGKKKVTGVEVMAFDGKDVSGSKISLSCDLLMVSGGWSPVVHLFSQSQGKLRYDDEKAGFVPALYAQKCASVGGANGEFGLGSCLSGGDAAGAEAAQVAGFGDGSSAGAPASEETDAGLPTAAWLIPTDSPVGRSKKKHFIDFQNDSTAADIRLAAREGFESVEHMKRYTLTGFGTDQGKTGNINGLAILSEAVGRSIPETGTTTFRPPYTPVTFGALAGRELGDLSDPVRTTSIHSWHVKNGAEFEDVGQWKRPWYFPKGGEDIHAATNRECLAVRNGVGVLDASTLGKIDIQGPDAAEFINRVYTNAWLKLGVGRCRYGVMCGEDGMIFDDGVTTRLGENHFHMTTTSGGAARVLDWLEEYHQTEWPELKVYFTSVTEQWATVSVGGPKARAVMEALAPGQDWSTENFPFMSVQDREVAGVAARVFRISFTGELGYEINVPTRYGLAMWEAVMEAGKPHGITPYGTEAMHVLRAEKGYIIAGQDTDGTITPQDAGMSWIVSPNKKDYIGKRSYTREDTSRTDRKHLVGLVTEDPKVVLDEGAQVIEDPNAPKPIPMLGHVTSSYWSAALGHSIALATCKNGFNREGDRLYAWSRGQYHAVKVTGQVFYDKEGARKDG, from the coding sequence ATGACACAGTCATATCGTATTGAAGAGGGCGGTCGTATCGACCGGACCAAATCCCTGTCGTTCACCTTTAACGGTGAGAGCTATCAGGGGTATGAAGGCGATACGCTTGCATCAGCCCTTCTGGCCAATGGTGTGCATCTTGTTGCCCGGTCGTTCAAGTATCACCGTCCGCGCGGCATCATGTCTGCCGGTACGGAAGAGCCGAACGCAATGGTTCAGCTTCGCACCGGTGACCGGACAGAACCGAACCCGAAGGCGACACAGATTGAGCTGTTCAATGGCCTGGTCGCAACCAGTGTCAACTGCTGGCCGTCTGTGAACTTTGATGTTCAGGCGATCAATGGTGTCTTCCACCGGTTCTTTGCTGCCGGGTTCTACTACAAGACCATGTTTGGATCTCCATGGCTTTGGCACAATGTGCTTGAGCCTGCGATCCAGAGAGCTGCCGGCTGGGGCGTGGCGCCGAAAGATCCGGACCCCGATTATTACGACCATATCCACCGTCACTGCGACGTGCTGGTCGTTGGGGCCGGACCTTCCGGTCTGCAGGCTGCCCTGGCTGCTGCCAAAACCGGTGCTCGCGTGGTTATCGCGGATGAGCAGCAGGAATTCGGCGGCTACCTTCTGAACGTCAACCGTACGGTTGATGGCAAGGCCGGTTCTGACTGGGCGGCCGAGGTTGCTGCAGAGCTGGACGCAATGGACAATGTGATTGTCCTGAAGCGCACGACGGTCTTCGGCTATTTCGACCACAACTATCTGATTGGTCTTGAGCGTCGTCTGGATCATACCAGCGAAGCGTCATCTCCGGATAATGTCCGTCAGCGCGTCTGGCACTTCCGCGCCAAGCGTGTGGTGCTGGCAACCGGTGCTCATGAGCGTCCGCTGGTTTTTGCCGACAATGACCGTCCTGGTGTCATGCTTGCCTCCGGTGCCCAGACCTATGCCAATCGTTTTGGCGTACTGGCTGGTAAAAAGCCTGTTGTCTTCACCAACAATGACGGCGCCTATGAAGCCGCATTGGACATGAAGGCGGCTGGTGCCGAGATCGTCGCTATTGTCGATACCCGCAAGAATCCGACCGGTGCTTTTGTTGAGCAGGCTCGTGCTGCCGGCATCCGCATCATGGACGGCTATGGCGTTGTCACGACCAACGGCAAGAAGAAAGTCACCGGCGTTGAAGTGATGGCCTTTGACGGCAAGGATGTCTCCGGCTCCAAAATCAGCCTGTCCTGTGACCTTCTGATGGTTTCCGGCGGCTGGAGCCCGGTTGTTCACCTGTTCAGCCAGTCTCAGGGCAAGCTGCGCTATGATGACGAGAAAGCCGGTTTCGTACCTGCTCTCTATGCTCAGAAATGTGCGTCTGTTGGCGGTGCAAATGGTGAATTCGGTCTGGGTTCCTGTCTCTCCGGCGGTGATGCCGCTGGTGCTGAAGCTGCCCAGGTTGCAGGTTTCGGCGACGGATCTTCTGCTGGTGCTCCGGCATCTGAAGAAACCGATGCAGGCCTGCCAACCGCTGCATGGCTGATCCCGACGGACAGCCCTGTGGGCCGTTCCAAGAAGAAACACTTCATCGACTTCCAGAACGATTCAACGGCAGCCGACATTCGTCTGGCCGCTCGCGAAGGCTTCGAATCTGTGGAGCATATGAAGCGTTACACTCTGACCGGCTTTGGTACCGATCAGGGCAAGACCGGCAACATCAACGGCCTGGCAATCCTGTCGGAAGCTGTTGGTCGCTCCATTCCGGAAACCGGAACCACCACATTCCGCCCGCCTTACACGCCGGTTACATTCGGTGCGTTGGCTGGTCGTGAGCTGGGTGATCTGTCCGACCCGGTCCGCACCACCTCCATTCATTCCTGGCATGTGAAAAACGGCGCTGAGTTTGAGGATGTGGGACAGTGGAAGCGCCCATGGTATTTCCCGAAAGGTGGCGAAGATATCCATGCCGCGACCAACCGTGAATGTCTGGCGGTTCGCAATGGTGTTGGTGTCCTTGACGCCTCGACACTGGGCAAGATCGACATTCAGGGTCCGGATGCCGCAGAATTCATCAACCGCGTCTACACCAATGCCTGGCTGAAGCTTGGCGTCGGTCGTTGCCGCTATGGTGTAATGTGCGGTGAAGACGGCATGATCTTCGACGATGGTGTGACCACGCGCCTTGGTGAGAACCACTTCCACATGACGACCACGTCCGGCGGTGCCGCTCGTGTTCTCGACTGGCTGGAAGAGTATCACCAGACAGAATGGCCTGAGCTGAAAGTCTACTTCACCTCTGTGACCGAGCAGTGGGCAACGGTTTCCGTTGGTGGCCCGAAAGCCCGTGCGGTGATGGAAGCTCTGGCTCCAGGACAGGACTGGTCTACTGAGAACTTCCCGTTCATGAGTGTTCAGGATCGTGAAGTGGCTGGTGTTGCTGCCCGTGTCTTCCGGATCTCGTTTACTGGTGAACTGGGTTACGAGATCAACGTTCCGACCCGCTATGGCCTCGCCATGTGGGAAGCTGTGATGGAAGCTGGCAAGCCGCATGGCATTACGCCGTATGGCACAGAAGCCATGCATGTGCTGCGCGCGGAAAAAGGCTACATCATCGCCGGTCAGGATACGGACGGAACCATCACTCCGCAGGATGCGGGCATGAGCTGGATCGTCTCTCCGAACAAGAAAGACTATATCGGCAAGCGGTCTTATACCCGTGAGGACACCTCCCGGACAGACCGTAAGCATCTGGTTGGCCTTGTGACGGAAGATCCGAAAGTGGTTCTGGACGAAGGTGCGCAGGTGATCGAAGATCCGAATGCACCGAAGCCGATCCCGATGCTGGGTCACGTGACCTCGTCTTACTGGAGTGCGGCGCTTGGTCATTCCATCGCGCTTGCCACCTGCAAGAACGGTTTCAACCGGGAAGGTGATCGCCTTTACGCCTGGTCTCGTGGTCAGTATCACGCTGTCAAAGTGACCGGACAGGTCTTCTATGACAAAGAAGGAGCGCGCAAAGATGGCTAA